In the genome of Dermatobacter hominis, the window GGTCGGGCACAAGAACGGCTTCGCCGGCTCCGACTGCTGCGGCTGGCGGGTGAACTCGGTCGGCTACGTCGCCGACCCGGCCGGCGGCGGCTACTCGATCGCCGTCCTGTCCGACGGCTGGGCGTCGCTGCCCCAGGGCGTGCCGATGGTCGAGGTCGTGGCCGGCGCCGTGGCCCGCTCGCTCACCGGTTGAGGCGATCGTGCCGCGCGTGTCGGTCGTCGGCGTCCCGGGATCGGGCAAGACCACGCTCGGGCGCGCGCTCGCCGGCGCGCTCGACGCCCCGTTCACCGAGCTGGACTCGGTGTTCCACCGGCCCGGCTGGACCCACCCCGACGCCGAGGAGTTCCGGGCCGAGGTGCGCGAGCTGGTGGCAAGGGAGCGGTGGGTCATCGACGGCAACTACTCGGCCGTGCAGGACCTCGTGTGGGCGCGGGCCGACGCGGTCGTCTGGCTCGATCCGCCCCGCCTGACCGCGACCGCTCGGGTCCTGCGCCGCACGCTGCGGCGGGTGGCCCGGCGACAGGCGCTGTGGAACGGCAACCGGGAGCACTGGACCAACCTGCTGCGCTGGGACCCCGAGCGGAACATCGTGCTGTGGTCCTGGGTCAAGCACCCGGAGTACCGGGAGCGGTACGGCGCCGCCGTGGACGAGCCGCCACCGGGCCAGGACCGGATCCGGATCCGGTCCGACGAGCAGGCGCGGCTGCTGCTGGCCGAGCTCGCCGAGCGGGCGGGCGCTCCCTCGTAGCCTGACCCGGATGCCCCACGGCGCCGACGCCCAGATCCGCCCCTTCCGCCCCGGCGACGAGGCTGCGCTGATGCAGGTCTGCCTGCAGACCGGCGATGCCGGCCGCGATGCCACGCCGCTGTTGGCGGACGGCGACCTCGTCGGCACGATCTGGTGCCTGCCCTATCTCCTCCTCGAACCCGAGCTGGCGTCGGTGGTCGCCGTCGGCGACCGGCCGCCCCGGGGCTACGTCCTCGGCGCGCTCGACACGGCTGCGTTCCACGCCGCGGCGGCCGAGCGCTACTGGCCCGAGGTCCGGGAGCAGTACCCGCTCGACTCGTACGACCCCGACACGATGGACGGGCTGCTCGTCCACGTCATCCACGACCGCAGCCAGGGCGCGGGCGGCCACGGCGACCTCTGGGCCCGCTACCCGTCGCACCTGCACATCGACCTGCTCCCCGACGTGCAGGGGCAGGGGTTCGGGCGGCGGTTGGTCGAGCGCCTCCTGGGCCAGCTCGCCGAGCACGGCAGCACCGGGGTGCACCTCGGCGTGAACCCGGCCAACACCGGCGCGATCGAGTTCTACCGGCGACTCGGGTTCGACGAGTGGGACGAGCCCGGCGACGCCACGTCGGTCACGTTCGTGCGGGCGATCACGCCTCGGTGACGCGGCCGTCGAGCACCTCGACGCGGCGCTCGACGCGGACGGCCTCCAGGAGCCGCCGGTCGTGGCTCACGAGGAGCAGGGTGCCGTCGAAGCTGTCGAGCGCCTGCTCGAGCTGCTCGATCGCCGGCAGGTCGAGGTGGTTCGTGGGCTCGTCGAGCACCAGCACGTTCACGCTCCGGGCCTGCAGCAGCGCGAGGGCGGCACGGGTGCGCTCGCCCGGCGACAGGCCGCTCGCCGGTCGGGCGACCTGCTCGCCGCCGAGCCCGAACTTGGCGAGCAGCGTCCGGACCTCCGACGTCGTCATGTCGGGCCCGCCGTCGTCGCGGACGTGGTCCACGAAGGCGTCGAGCAGCGTCCGGTCGTCGCCGAACGCGGCCCGGGCCTGGTCGACCTCGCCGATGCGGACCGAGGCGCCCGGCCCGGCGGTGCCCTCGTCGGGCGCGAGGCGACCGAGCAGGAGCGACAGCAAGGTGGACTTGCCCGAGCCGTTGGGGCCGGTGATCGCGATGCGGTCACCACGGTCGACCTGCAGCGTCACCGGGCCGAGCGTGAAGTCGCCGCGGCGGACGACGGCGCCGGACGCGACGGCGACGACCTGGCCCGACGGCGGCGCCCCTGCGATGGAGAAGCGCAGCTCCCACTCCTTGCGGGGCTCGTCGACCTCCTCCAGCCGCTCGATCGCCTTCTCGGTCCGGCGGGCCTTGGCGGCCAGCTGCTCGGACGTGGCGATGTTGTGGTGGCGGATGAACTTGTCGCGCTCTGACCGGTCGCGGCGGGCGGTGCCCGCGCCCTTGTCGGCCCACGCCCGCTGGGTGCGGGCCCGGTCGCTGAGCGTCTGCACTGTGTCGGCGTACTCCTCGTAGCGCTCCCTCGCCTGCTCCCGCGCCCGGGCCCGCTCGGTCAGGTACGACTCGTAGCCGCCGCCGTACAGGTGCCACGAGCGCTGGTGGCGGTCGAGCTCGAGCACCTGGGTGGTCGTGCGGGTGAGGAACTCGCGGTCGTGGCTGACGACGACGATCCCGCCGGCGGCACCGGCGACGAATCGCTCGAGCCG includes:
- a CDS encoding AAA family ATPase: MSVVGVPGSGKTTLGRALAGALDAPFTELDSVFHRPGWTHPDAEEFRAEVRELVARERWVIDGNYSAVQDLVWARADAVVWLDPPRLTATARVLRRTLRRVARRQALWNGNREHWTNLLRWDPERNIVLWSWVKHPEYRERYGAAVDEPPPGQDRIRIRSDEQARLLLAELAERAGAPS
- a CDS encoding GNAT family N-acetyltransferase, with the translated sequence MPHGADAQIRPFRPGDEAALMQVCLQTGDAGRDATPLLADGDLVGTIWCLPYLLLEPELASVVAVGDRPPRGYVLGALDTAAFHAAAAERYWPEVREQYPLDSYDPDTMDGLLVHVIHDRSQGAGGHGDLWARYPSHLHIDLLPDVQGQGFGRRLVERLLGQLAEHGSTGVHLGVNPANTGAIEFYRRLGFDEWDEPGDATSVTFVRAITPR
- a CDS encoding ABC-F family ATP-binding cassette domain-containing protein, with the translated sequence MSAQLVARGLSAEHGSRTLFDSVDLVVAPGSVTGLVGPNGAGKSTLLRLLAGLEVPAAGAVSLQPPDATVGLLPQETDRVPGETVLAHLARRTGVAAAQEEMDAATLALADGSDGADDRYATALERWLALGGADLDARVPQVAADVGLDVDGDQAMTTLSGGQAARVSLAALLLSRFDVLLLDEPTNDLDLAGLDRLERFVAGAAGGIVVVSHDREFLTRTTTQVLELDRHQRSWHLYGGGYESYLTERARAREQARERYEEYADTVQTLSDRARTQRAWADKGAGTARRDRSERDKFIRHHNIATSEQLAAKARRTEKAIERLEEVDEPRKEWELRFSIAGAPPSGQVVAVASGAVVRRGDFTLGPVTLQVDRGDRIAITGPNGSGKSTLLSLLLGRLAPDEGTAGPGASVRIGEVDQARAAFGDDRTLLDAFVDHVRDDGGPDMTTSEVRTLLAKFGLGGEQVARPASGLSPGERTRAALALLQARSVNVLVLDEPTNHLDLPAIEQLEQALDSFDGTLLLVSHDRRLLEAVRVERRVEVLDGRVTEA